A section of the Kribbella sp. HUAS MG21 genome encodes:
- a CDS encoding DUF6326 family protein, producing the protein MSTRQATPLEDQPVPVRAKLAAAWTSFMFLYAYVDILNFFTPGVVEEILDGRVFEFDLSQTFSTTALALVGIPILMVVLSMTLPARANRIANLVVAALYVPVTAFNLVSESWLYFYGLGVALELILLALILRYAWTWPLARQVRSSDAPTSGRWPGGL; encoded by the coding sequence ATGAGTACACGTCAAGCCACACCACTGGAAGACCAGCCGGTCCCGGTGCGAGCCAAGCTCGCCGCAGCGTGGACGAGCTTCATGTTCCTGTACGCGTACGTCGACATTCTCAACTTCTTCACGCCTGGCGTCGTCGAAGAGATCCTCGACGGCAGGGTCTTCGAGTTCGACCTCTCCCAGACCTTTTCGACCACGGCGCTGGCCCTCGTGGGCATCCCGATCCTCATGGTCGTGCTGTCGATGACGCTGCCCGCCCGGGCGAATCGCATCGCGAACCTCGTCGTCGCCGCGCTCTACGTCCCCGTCACGGCGTTCAACCTGGTGAGCGAGTCCTGGCTGTACTTCTACGGCCTGGGCGTCGCACTGGAACTGATCCTTCTCGCCCTCATCCTGCGCTACGCCTGGACCTGGCCCCTGGCCCGGCAGGTCAGGTC